The following proteins come from a genomic window of Megalopta genalis isolate 19385.01 chromosome 18, iyMegGena1_principal, whole genome shotgun sequence:
- the Ak6 gene encoding adenylate kinase isoenzyme 6 produces the protein MSKISPNILITGTPGVGKSLMCRLLSERTGLTWIDVSKFAIENKCSEEYDEVYQCPILDEDKLLDHMEELMCKGGVIVDYHGADFFPERWFDIVFVLRTDNTILYDRLKERGYTGKKLEDNIDCEIFQTILEEAKSAYEEGMVHELMSNNMNEVTSNIDRICQWIVQWKIDNEP, from the exons GTACTCCAGGAGTTGGAAAAAGTTTAATGTGCCGTCTTCTATCGGAAAGGACAGGATTAACCTGGATTGATGTTAGTAAATTTGCCATTGAAAACAAATGTTCAGAAGAGTATGATGAAGTGTATCAATGTCCTATTTTAGATGAAGATAAG TTATTAGATCACATGGAAGAACTTATGTGTAAAGGCGGAGTAATTGTTGATTACCATGGAGCTGATTTCTTCCCAGAAAGATGGTTCGATATTGTTTTTGTATTAAGAACTGATAATACAATACTATATGACCGTTTGAAGGAACGAGGCTACACAGGAAAAAAATTGGAAGATAACATAGATTGTGAAATCTTCCAAACGATACTtgaggaagctaaatcagcttATGAAGAAGGAATGGTACATGAGTTAATGAGTAATAATATGAATGAAGTCACAAGTAATATAGATAGGATTTGTCAATGGATAGTACAATGGAAAATAGACAATGAACCATAA